From Phenylobacterium montanum, the proteins below share one genomic window:
- a CDS encoding acyl-CoA dehydrogenase family protein, which produces MNIATPKASSDYALNPQDELNDLRMSDKAVPLYEHVKRFIKETVEPMAAEYERLGEGHTDRWTFAPGQLEVLEVAKNKAKAEGLWNFFLPDAETGEGLSNLDYAYIAVELGKSPLASETMNCAAPDTGNMEVLERVGTPEQKEKWLKPLLNGEIRSAYAMTEPNVASSDAKNISTTATLVGDEWVINGEKYYISGAGDPRCKIMITMVKTNPDAAPHQQQSQILVPTDAPGVKILGPMHVFGHDHAPRGHMHIRFENVRVPRENILLGEGRGFEISQVRLGPGRIHHCMRTIGKAELALDLMVSRGLSREAFGRPLIMLGGNLEKVSRARIEIEAMRLMVLKAAKAMDVLGNKEARVWVSMVKAMVPEKACQIIDEAIQIHGATGISQWTPLADLYTDVRHLRFADGPDEVHHMVNGRNELGRYR; this is translated from the coding sequence ATGAACATCGCCACACCCAAGGCGTCCTCGGACTACGCCCTCAACCCTCAGGACGAACTCAACGACCTGCGGATGAGCGACAAGGCGGTGCCGCTCTATGAGCACGTGAAGCGCTTCATCAAGGAAACCGTCGAGCCGATGGCCGCCGAGTACGAACGCCTCGGCGAGGGCCACACCGACCGCTGGACCTTCGCGCCCGGCCAGCTGGAGGTGCTGGAGGTCGCGAAGAACAAGGCCAAGGCCGAGGGGCTCTGGAATTTCTTCCTGCCTGACGCCGAGACCGGCGAGGGCCTTTCCAACCTCGACTACGCCTATATCGCCGTGGAGCTGGGCAAGAGCCCGCTGGCGTCGGAAACCATGAACTGCGCCGCGCCCGACACCGGCAATATGGAAGTGTTAGAACGGGTCGGCACGCCCGAGCAGAAAGAAAAGTGGCTGAAGCCGCTCTTGAACGGCGAGATCCGCTCGGCCTACGCCATGACCGAGCCGAACGTGGCTTCGTCCGACGCCAAGAACATCTCCACCACCGCCACCCTGGTCGGCGACGAGTGGGTGATCAACGGCGAGAAATACTACATCTCAGGCGCCGGCGATCCGCGCTGCAAGATCATGATCACCATGGTCAAGACCAACCCGGACGCCGCCCCGCACCAGCAGCAGTCGCAGATCCTGGTCCCCACCGACGCCCCGGGGGTGAAGATCCTGGGGCCGATGCACGTGTTCGGCCACGACCACGCACCGCGCGGCCACATGCACATCCGCTTCGAGAACGTGCGGGTGCCCAGGGAGAACATCCTGCTGGGCGAGGGCCGCGGCTTTGAGATTTCCCAGGTCCGCCTCGGCCCGGGCCGCATCCACCACTGCATGCGCACCATCGGCAAGGCCGAACTGGCGCTGGACCTGATGGTCAGCCGCGGCCTGTCGCGCGAGGCGTTCGGCCGGCCCCTGATCATGCTCGGCGGCAACCTGGAAAAGGTCTCGCGCGCCCGGATCGAGATCGAGGCCATGCGCCTGATGGTCTTGAAGGCGGCCAAGGCCATGGACGTCCTGGGCAACAAGGAAGCCCGGGTGTGGGTCAGCATGGTCAAGGCCATGGTGCCGGAAAAGGCCTGTCAGATCATCGACGAGGCCATCCAGATCCATGGCGCCACCGGCATCTCGCAATGGACGCCGCTGGCCGACCTCTACACCGACGTGCGCCACCTGCGCTTCGCCGACGGCCCGGACGAGGTCCACCACATGGTCAACGGCCGCAACGAGCTCGGCCGCTACCGCTGA
- a CDS encoding SDR family oxidoreductase codes for MHVKDKVVVVTGAAEGIGAALARRFAAEGAAKVVVVDRNGEGAAATAAAIGGEAVTLDVTDGPATAAMVADIEARHGRIDLICCNAGIGDADPDKDDPTSSPDAVWNRAWNVNLMAHVHAARAVIPGMVARGGGYILNTVSAAGLLSQIGGAVYSTTKHAAVGFAESLAITLGDQGIKVSILCPQGVDTAMLRQGDAASQPQNLDGVMTPDEVAEAVIAGLAAETFLILPHEQVLTYMQRKAGDYDRWIGGMRRLRAKMAQA; via the coding sequence ATGCACGTCAAGGACAAGGTCGTCGTCGTCACCGGCGCGGCCGAAGGCATCGGGGCCGCCCTGGCCCGGCGCTTCGCCGCCGAGGGCGCCGCCAAGGTGGTGGTGGTCGACCGAAATGGCGAGGGCGCGGCGGCGACCGCCGCGGCGATCGGCGGAGAGGCCGTCACCCTGGACGTCACCGACGGGCCGGCCACGGCGGCCATGGTCGCCGATATCGAGGCCCGCCATGGGCGGATCGACCTCATCTGCTGCAACGCCGGGATCGGCGACGCCGATCCTGACAAGGACGACCCGACCTCATCGCCTGACGCGGTCTGGAACCGGGCCTGGAACGTCAACCTGATGGCCCATGTCCACGCCGCCCGCGCGGTCATTCCGGGCATGGTGGCGCGGGGCGGCGGCTATATCCTCAACACGGTCTCGGCCGCGGGGCTCCTGTCCCAGATCGGCGGAGCGGTCTATTCGACGACCAAGCACGCCGCCGTCGGCTTCGCCGAGTCCCTGGCCATCACCCTGGGCGACCAGGGGATCAAGGTTTCGATCCTCTGCCCGCAAGGGGTCGACACCGCCATGCTGCGCCAGGGCGACGCCGCCTCCCAACCGCAGAACCTGGACGGCGTGATGACCCCGGACGAGGTGGCCGAGGCGGTCATCGCCGGCCTCGCCGCCGAGACTTTCCTGATCCTGCCGCACGAGCAGGTCCTGACCTACATGCAGCGCAAGGCCGGCGACTACGACCGCTGGATCGGCGGCATGCGCCGGCTACGGGCGAAAATGGCGCAGGCCTGA